In a single window of the Magnolia sinica isolate HGM2019 chromosome 7, MsV1, whole genome shotgun sequence genome:
- the LOC131251873 gene encoding putative disease resistance protein RGA3: MVDSLVSLAIEKLDKFLEDEVALLVGVTKELRKLSSAFTAIKAVLEDAETRRLKETSVKDWLQKLKDVAYDIDDILDEWATEALKSQGDEDDQSHCCNIKVQNILSSFSCFGHVVFRHRIGNKIKDAWERLEEIEKEKNGLHFKMDNAEKPHEIGERETTSQVDTSTMVGRENERNEIVKLLLNEIRDEVKEVPIVISIVGMGGLGKTTLAQLAYNGEDVKGHFDMRMWVCVSEDFDVKRITKSIIQSATGTGCESLDLDQLQRRLHEMLHGKRFLLVLDDIWSEDSEKWDKLRLPFQAGALGSRIIVTTRSEKVAFAMGRGHMHKLAVLSDDDCWLVFRRKALEHQSAEEHSELEAIGKEIVKKCGGVPLAAKTIGSVMCSRRTRREWELVLQSDLWNSHDVLQGILPALLLSYHDLPPALKQCFAYFSIFPKDWEIKKDMIVKLWVAQGFIRSRDMEETGGLYFDDLLRRSLLQDAELDADKNVLWWKMHDLVHDLAQSVAGSDCSLVEMRKQSSLNLNNLRHLFLIDSYDAGDRDWATLYEAQKLRTLLCDSRISRVPNNLFHHFRHLRALDLSHASIQKLPRTLGKLKHLRYLDLSRTNIVELPEEVSNCRNLQTLILNRCFQLKKLPRGLRNMIGLRHLELEDTDELKYLPQGIGKLSSLRTLTKFIVGGDDEGCKWGELKHLNHLQGSLLITGFENVRSRDEAREAELNKKQYLHSITFEYEYVPMDDESSGDEASGDDEQKRTEEVLEILQPHTNLKELEIQSYGGSKLPKWTEDPVFSNLVNVTLRECNKCKQLPGLGKLPSLKYLEIRGMKEVRKVGGEFSGDDNNDGSGGGVVSFPKLESLSFIFMKNWEEWELRGGDDGEVMPSLLELRIQYCPKLQALPSNLPPLLQKLTLCGSDVGMSSGVPLPDLPNLNHLVIA; this comes from the coding sequence atGGTTGATTCACTGGTTTCATTGGCGATAGAGAAATTGGACAAATTTCTTGAAGATGAGGTGGCTTTGTTGGTCGGTGTCACGAAAGAGCTCAGAAAGCTTTCTAGTGCATTCACTGCCATCAAGGCTGTGCTTGAAGATGCTGAGACTCGGCGTCTTAAAGAAACTTCAGTGAAGGATTGGTTGCAGAAGCTCAAAGATGTGGCCTATGATATCGATGACATACTAGACGAGTGGGCAACAGAAGCGCTCAAATCACAAGGCGATGAAGACGATCAATCACATTGTTGCAATATAAAGGTGCAGAACATCCTTTCATCTTTTTCTTGTTTCGGTCATGTTGTATTTCGCCATAGAATTGGGAATAAGATAAAGGATGCTTGGGAAAGGTTAGAAGAGATTGAGAAGGAAAAGAATGGATTGCATTTTAAAATGGATAATGCAGAGAAGCCTCATGAAATCGGAGAGCGCGAAACAACCTCCCAAGTGGACACATCAACAATGGTTggaagagaaaatgaaagaaatgaaatagtGAAGCTATTGCTAAATGAGATTCGCGACGAGGTGAAGGAAGTGCCCATCGTCATTTCTATCGTTGGCATGGGGGGCTTGGGCAAAACCACCCTTGCCCAGCTCGCTTACAACGGTGAGGATGTCAAGGGTCATTTCGACATGAGAATGTGGGTGTGTGTTTCTGAAGATTTTGATGTGAAACGGATTACAAAATCAATTATACAATCTGCAACAGGGACTGGCTGTGAGTCATTAGACTTGGATCAGTTGCAACGCCGCCTTCATGAAATGTTGCACGGAAAGCGGTTCTTGCTTGTTCTTGATGACATTTGGAGTGAAGATAGTGAGAAGTGGGACAAATTAAGACTTCCATTCCAAGCGGGTGCATTAGGGAGTCGAATCATCGTAACCACTCGTAGTGAAAAGGTTGCATTTGCGATGGGAAGGGGTCACATGCACAAACTGGCAGTCTTATCCGATGATGATTGCTGGTTAGTGTTCAGGCGTAAAGCGCTTGAGCATCAGAGTGCAGAAGAGCATTCAGAGTTGGAAGCAATTGGAAAGGAAATCGTAAAGAAGTGTGGAGGGGTGCCTCTCGCAGCAAAGACAATAGGGAGTGTCATGTGCTCAAGAAGGACAAGAAGGGAGTGGGAGCTCGTCTTGCAAAGCGACCTATGGAATTCACATGATGTCTTACAAGGCATTTTACCAGCTTTGTTACTCAGCTACCATGACCTACCTCCTGCTTTGAAGCAATGCTTCGCATATTTCTCCATCTTCCCAAAAGATTGGGAGATAAAGAAGGATATGATAGTCAAGCTATGGGTGGCACAAGGTTTCATCAGAAGCAGAGATATGGAGGAAACTGGTGGGCTGTATTTCGATGATTTACTAAGACGCTCGTTGCTCCAAGATGCAGAACTCGACGCTGACAAGAATGTACTCTGGTGGAAGATGCATGATTTGGTTCATGATCTTGCACAATCTGTTGCTGGAAGTGACTGTTCACTGGTGGAGATGAGAAAGCAATCCTCATTGAACCTAAATAATCTCCGCCATTTGTTTTTAATTGACAGTTATGACGCAGGTGACAGAGATTGGGCCACCTTGTATGAGGCACAAAAGTTGCGGACGTTGCTATGTGACTCAAGAatctccagggtgccaaacaatttatttcatcatttcaggcaCCTCAGGGCGTTGGACTTGAGTCACGCTAGCATTCAGAAATTGCCTCGAACACTGGGAAAATTGAAGCACTTGAGATACCTTGATTTATCAAGGACAAATATAGTGGAGTTGCCAGAGGAGGTGAGTAATTGTAGAAATTTACAGACCTTGATACTTAATAGGTGTTTTCAGCTAAAAAAACTGCCTAGAGGTCTGAGAAACATGATTGGCCTGAGACATCTAGAATTAGAAGACACTGATGAATTGAAGTACTTACCGCAGGGCATAGGGAAACTAAGTAGCCTTCGGACATTAACAAAGTTCATAGTGGGGGGTGACGATGAAGGATGTAAATGGGGAGAACTGAAACACCTCAATCATCTTCAAGGAAGTCTTCTAATTACTGGCTTCGAAAATGTGAGGAGCAGAGACGAAGCTAGAGAGGCAGAACTAAATAAGAAGCAGTACCTTCATTCTATAACCTTTGAATACGAATACGTCCCCATGGATGATGAATCATCGGGTGATGAAGCATCGGGTGATGATGAGCAGAAGAGAACAGAGGAGGTGCTTGAAATCCTGCAGCCCCACACAAACTTGAAAGAGTTGGAAATACAGAGCTACGGAGGTTCCAAGCTTCCCAAGTGGACAGAGGATCCGGTTTTCTCCAATCTAGTCAACGTGACGCTCCGGGAATGTAACAAGTGTAAACAATTGCCAGGTCTTGGGAAACTACCATCCCTTAAATACCTTGAAATTAGGGGAATGAAAGAGGTGAGAAAGGTGGGTGGTGAGTTTAGTGGGGATGATAATAATGATGGAAGTGGTGGTGGTGTTGTCTCATTCCCAAAGCTGGAGAGCCTCTCCTTCATATTCATGAAAAATTGGGAAGAGTGGGAATTGAGAGGTGGAGATGATGGAGAGGTTATGCCATCACTCCTGGAATTACGAATACAATACTGCCCAAAGCTACAGGCGTTGCCCAGCAACCTTCCACCGCTCCTCCAGAAGCTGACTTTGTGTGGAAGTGATGTTGGAATGTCATCCGGTGTGCCCTTACCCGACCTCCCCAACCTTAACCATTTGGTGATTGCCTAG
- the LOC131250822 gene encoding protein GAST1, whose amino-acid sequence MARSLSIAFLCIAMMFVLSKQDETGAETPEAQPTNLPMYGTTQGSLHPQECSPRCTARCSATAYKKPCMFYCQKCCAKCLCVPPGTYGNKQFCPCYNNWKTKRGGPKCP is encoded by the exons ATGGCGAGGAGTCTGTCCATTGCATTCCTCTGTATTGCAATGATGTTTGTACTCTCGAAGCAAGACGag ACTGGCGCGGAGACACCAGAGGCGCAGCCTACCAACCTTCCTATG TATGGAACCACTCAAGGAAGCCTACATCCTCAAG AATGTTCACCGCGGTGCACGGCTAGATGCTCGGCCACTGCATATAAGAAGCCGTGCATGTTCTACTGCCAGAAGTGCTGCGCCAAATGCTTGTGTGTGCCACCCGGCACGTACGGGAACAAGCAGTTCTGCCCTTGCTACAATAACTGGAAGACCAAGAGAGGTGGGCCCAAGTGCCCGTAA